In a single window of the Elaeis guineensis isolate ETL-2024a chromosome 8, EG11, whole genome shotgun sequence genome:
- the LOC105050189 gene encoding zinc finger CCCH domain-containing protein 3 isoform X2: protein MPDTRPVQSNAVANSSDACTDNLEAMWQLKVEDCKGGAGAFPNLYPDRPGEPNCIYYLRTGYCGYGSNCRYNHPTYIGQGTLYSGELPERDGQPDCQFFLKTGTCKFGATCKYHHPRDKHEARPVQLNFLGLPMRKEEKSCPYYMKTGLCKFGIACKFNHPQPTHHAAMLPVTGPSTNGSTGSSVATPSGQPLVAGLSAWSLSTIACTSNPRMQGLPYMSLVLPLTQGTMPVQHGWSMYMGGVNHVPSTDVVGPNQISNPKHPALLGSSTPVNFPERPDQPECQYYMKTGSCKFGTSCKFHHPKERNQEAICTIGPLGLPLRPGQPVCTFYSMYGSCKYGSTCKFDHPFMGYYNYSLPALSVPDPPVLFPKTVRLPDQHVKYETGDEPQDSNDHNHGNPSTQASPSHTAHSESPGKYSD from the exons ATGCCGGATACCCGGCCGGTCCAGAGCAATGCCGTTGCCAATTCCTCCGATGCTTGTACGGATAACCTTGAAG CCATGTGGCAGTTAAAGGTCGAGGATTGCAAGGGGGGAGCCGGGGCTTTCCCGAATCTGTATCCCGATCGCCCTGGTGAGCCTAACTGCATATACTATCTGAGGACAGGGTATTGCGGCTATGGGAGTAATTGCAGATACAATCATCCTACTTACATTGGGCAG GGGACTCTATATAGTGGTGAACTCCCTGAGAGAGATGGTCAACCTGATTGCCAG TTTTTCCTAAAGACTGGTACTTGTAAGTTTGGAGCAACCTGTAAATATCATCATCCACGAGACAAGCATGAAGCACGGCCAGTTCAGCTGAATTTTCTGGGTTTACCAATGCGGAAG GAAGAAAAGTCCTGTCCCTATTACATGAAAACTGGACTCTGTAAATTTGGAATTGCTTGCAAGTTCAATCATCCCCAGCCTACCCACCATGCAGCCATGTTACCTGTAACAGGACCCTCAACCAATGGATCTACGGGATCTTCTGTAGCAACTCCATCTGGACAGCCTTTAGTTGCTGGACTTTCAGCATGGTCTTTGTCAACAATCGCTTGCACGTCTAATCCACGTATGCAAGGCCTCCCTTACATGTCTCTTGTTCTTCCACTCACCCAAGGCACTATGCCTGTACAACATGGATGGAGCATGTACATG GGTGGTGTAAACCATGTCCCTTCGACCGATGTTGTTGGGCCTAATCAGATTTCCAACCCCAAGCATCCTGCACTTTTGGGTTCCAGTACACCAGTAAATTTCCCTGAAAGACCTGATCAGCCAGAGTGCCAGTATTACATGAAAACTGGGAGCTGCAAATTTGGAACTTCTTGCAAGTTCCATCACCCAAAAGAGAGGAACCAAGAAGCTATTTGCACGATTGGACCCCTTGGGCTTCCTCTAAGACCA GGCCAGCCTGTGTGCACCTTTTACAGTATGTATGGGAGCTGCAAGTATGGTTCAACTTGCAAATTTGATCACCCATTCATGGGTTACTACAACTACTCCTTGCCTGCATTATCTGTTCCAGACCCTCCTGTTCTCTTCCCCAAAACGGTGAGGTTGCCTGATCAGCATGTGAAGTATGAGACAGGTGATGAACCCCAGGACTCAAATGACCATAATCATGGCAATCCTTCTACACAAGCTTCTCCATCCCATACTGCTCATTCTGAGTCTCCAGGAAAATACTCCGATTGA
- the LOC105050189 gene encoding zinc finger CCCH domain-containing protein 3 isoform X1, with protein MPDTRPVQSNAVANSSDACTDNLEEAMWQLKVEDCKGGAGAFPNLYPDRPGEPNCIYYLRTGYCGYGSNCRYNHPTYIGQGTLYSGELPERDGQPDCQFFLKTGTCKFGATCKYHHPRDKHEARPVQLNFLGLPMRKEEKSCPYYMKTGLCKFGIACKFNHPQPTHHAAMLPVTGPSTNGSTGSSVATPSGQPLVAGLSAWSLSTIACTSNPRMQGLPYMSLVLPLTQGTMPVQHGWSMYMGGVNHVPSTDVVGPNQISNPKHPALLGSSTPVNFPERPDQPECQYYMKTGSCKFGTSCKFHHPKERNQEAICTIGPLGLPLRPGQPVCTFYSMYGSCKYGSTCKFDHPFMGYYNYSLPALSVPDPPVLFPKTVRLPDQHVKYETGDEPQDSNDHNHGNPSTQASPSHTAHSESPGKYSD; from the exons ATGCCGGATACCCGGCCGGTCCAGAGCAATGCCGTTGCCAATTCCTCCGATGCTTGTACGGATAACCTTGAAG AAGCCATGTGGCAGTTAAAGGTCGAGGATTGCAAGGGGGGAGCCGGGGCTTTCCCGAATCTGTATCCCGATCGCCCTGGTGAGCCTAACTGCATATACTATCTGAGGACAGGGTATTGCGGCTATGGGAGTAATTGCAGATACAATCATCCTACTTACATTGGGCAG GGGACTCTATATAGTGGTGAACTCCCTGAGAGAGATGGTCAACCTGATTGCCAG TTTTTCCTAAAGACTGGTACTTGTAAGTTTGGAGCAACCTGTAAATATCATCATCCACGAGACAAGCATGAAGCACGGCCAGTTCAGCTGAATTTTCTGGGTTTACCAATGCGGAAG GAAGAAAAGTCCTGTCCCTATTACATGAAAACTGGACTCTGTAAATTTGGAATTGCTTGCAAGTTCAATCATCCCCAGCCTACCCACCATGCAGCCATGTTACCTGTAACAGGACCCTCAACCAATGGATCTACGGGATCTTCTGTAGCAACTCCATCTGGACAGCCTTTAGTTGCTGGACTTTCAGCATGGTCTTTGTCAACAATCGCTTGCACGTCTAATCCACGTATGCAAGGCCTCCCTTACATGTCTCTTGTTCTTCCACTCACCCAAGGCACTATGCCTGTACAACATGGATGGAGCATGTACATG GGTGGTGTAAACCATGTCCCTTCGACCGATGTTGTTGGGCCTAATCAGATTTCCAACCCCAAGCATCCTGCACTTTTGGGTTCCAGTACACCAGTAAATTTCCCTGAAAGACCTGATCAGCCAGAGTGCCAGTATTACATGAAAACTGGGAGCTGCAAATTTGGAACTTCTTGCAAGTTCCATCACCCAAAAGAGAGGAACCAAGAAGCTATTTGCACGATTGGACCCCTTGGGCTTCCTCTAAGACCA GGCCAGCCTGTGTGCACCTTTTACAGTATGTATGGGAGCTGCAAGTATGGTTCAACTTGCAAATTTGATCACCCATTCATGGGTTACTACAACTACTCCTTGCCTGCATTATCTGTTCCAGACCCTCCTGTTCTCTTCCCCAAAACGGTGAGGTTGCCTGATCAGCATGTGAAGTATGAGACAGGTGATGAACCCCAGGACTCAAATGACCATAATCATGGCAATCCTTCTACACAAGCTTCTCCATCCCATACTGCTCATTCTGAGTCTCCAGGAAAATACTCCGATTGA
- the LOC105050188 gene encoding probable plastid-lipid-associated protein 2, chloroplastic produces the protein MAGVASWKPMALKAPPAAPPLRYHSSIHPIPIGAPASVFQKAPILRSAMGLPLAAAPIRPRAIADDEEWGGELGEEEGAAAGGLAVAEQEEEEVKVEPIEVGELKRKLMDLLYGTDRGLQASSETRAEIVEVINQLEVRNPTPAPTEALTLLNGKWILAYTSFSPLFPLLGSARLPELVKVEEISQTIDSENFTVQNSVQFAVPLATTSVTTNAKFEVRSPKRVQIKFEEGIIGTPQLTDSIVLPEKVEFLGQNIDLSPFKSVITSVQNAASSVARTISERPPWKISINNDNAQSWLLTTYLDEELKISRADGGGIFLLIKEGSSLLN, from the exons ATGGCGGGGGTGGCGTCTTGGAAACCCATGGCCCTGAAGGCACCTCCGGCGGCCCCGCCGCTCCGCTACCACTCATCCATCCACCCGATCCCCATCGGCGCCCCAGCTTCCGTTTTCCAGAAAGCCCCGATCTTGAGGAGCGCAATGGGGCTACCCCTCGCCGCGGCGCCCATCCGGCCCCGGGCAATTGCGGACGACGAGGAGTGGGGCGGAGAGCTGGGGGAGGAGGAGGGGGCGGCGGCCGGGGGACTGGCAGTGGcggagcaggaggaggaggaggtgaagGTGGAGCCGATCGAGGTCGGGGAGCTAAAGCGGAAGCTGATGGATTTGCTGTACGGGACGGACCGGGGCCTGCAGGCGTCGAGCGAGACGCGGGCGGAGATCGTGGAGGTCATCAACCAGCTGGAGGTCAGGAACCCTACTCCTGCTCCCACCGAGGCCCTCACCCTCCTCAACGGCAAATGGATTCTGGC GTATACTTCGTTCTCGCCCCTGTTCCCACTGTTGGGTTCAGCGAGGCTGCCGGAGCTGGTGAAGGTGGAGGAGATATCACAAACAATCGACTCTGAGAATTTTACGGTGCAGAATTCAGTGCAGTTTGCCGTGCCGCTCGCCACCACCTCTGTCACGACCAACGCCAAGTTCGAAGTCCGAAGCCCCAAGCGCGTGCAG ATAAAATTTGAGGAAGGCATTATAGGCACTCCACAGCTAACGGACTCCATCGTTTTACCCGAGAAGGTAGAGTTCCTGGGGCAGAATATTGACCTCTCTCCTTTCAAGAGTGTGATCACTTCAGTCCAGAATGCAGCATCATCGGTTGCTAGGACAATCTCCGAACGGCCACCATGGAAGATCTCCATCAACAACGACAATGCACAGTCCTGGTTGCTAACAACCTACCTTGACGAGGAGCTTAAAATCTCAAGAGCTGATGGTGGCGGTATCTTCCTTCTCATAAAGGAAGGTAGCTCGCTCTTGAACTAG